Proteins encoded by one window of Halomonas sp. Bachu 37:
- a CDS encoding L,D-transpeptidase family protein, translating to MNRSDFISSMRPITLAVMLAVGVGSSSTVLAEEMAGPSEASSAETAGDEGIESTGTLDEVSDEAVESASQVMSPNGLPRGNFHLSEDSDVIGQHYTVTVKGEKETLIDIARRHNIGYEEIRMANPDVSLWVPGKGTEVVIPAQYLLPPGPREGVVVNLSELRLYYYPADKPGIVETYPVSVGREEFATPRGKTKTTIKVKDPAWSPPASMRREAAERGDPPPAIVPPGPENPLGRHAILLDISGYLIHGTNRPDGVGMRVSRGCIRMYPEDIESLYERLPSGTQVNLIDAPFKAGWSEDGELYGQSFPQLEENQGNFEPIINALDTLAQATEDANVDVDYARVRRMVEHPDGSIVALANHGEAHQESPPEAEDEEGLYSDLEVSALVIEQ from the coding sequence ATGAATAGATCCGACTTTATCAGCTCCATGCGCCCCATCACCCTAGCGGTGATGCTAGCCGTGGGCGTGGGTAGCAGCTCTACCGTGCTTGCCGAAGAAATGGCTGGGCCAAGCGAAGCATCCTCCGCCGAGACCGCTGGCGACGAAGGCATAGAAAGCACCGGCACGCTGGATGAAGTCAGCGATGAGGCCGTTGAAAGCGCCTCCCAGGTGATGTCTCCCAACGGGTTGCCTCGCGGCAACTTCCATCTATCCGAGGATAGCGACGTCATCGGGCAACACTATACTGTGACGGTAAAGGGTGAGAAGGAGACACTGATCGATATCGCCCGGCGGCATAATATCGGCTACGAAGAGATCCGCATGGCCAATCCGGATGTCAGCCTGTGGGTACCCGGCAAAGGCACCGAAGTGGTGATCCCTGCCCAATATCTGCTTCCGCCTGGCCCGCGCGAAGGGGTGGTGGTCAATCTGTCTGAGTTACGCCTGTACTATTATCCCGCTGACAAGCCCGGCATCGTCGAGACATACCCGGTCAGCGTCGGTCGTGAAGAGTTTGCCACCCCCCGGGGCAAGACCAAGACCACCATCAAGGTCAAGGATCCCGCCTGGTCACCGCCAGCCTCCATGCGCCGCGAGGCAGCCGAGCGCGGCGACCCCCCCCCGGCCATTGTACCGCCAGGCCCCGAAAACCCTCTCGGCCGGCATGCCATCCTGCTGGATATTTCGGGCTACCTGATCCATGGCACCAATCGGCCAGACGGTGTGGGAATGCGCGTCAGCCGTGGCTGCATCCGCATGTACCCGGAAGACATAGAGTCCCTCTACGAACGACTGCCCAGCGGCACACAAGTAAACCTGATCGACGCCCCCTTCAAGGCTGGCTGGTCGGAAGATGGCGAGCTATACGGTCAGTCCTTCCCTCAGCTGGAAGAGAACCAGGGTAATTTCGAGCCGATCATTAATGCTCTGGATACTCTTGCCCAGGCTACAGAAGATGCCAATGTGGACGTGGACTACGCACGGGTACGCCGCATGGTCGAGCACCCCGATGGCAGCATCGTGGCCTTGGCGAACCATGGCGAGGCACATCAGGAGAGCCCCCCAGAAGCCGAGGACGAAGAAGGACTGTACTCAGATCTCGAAGTCAGCGCTCTCGTAATCGAGCAGTGA
- a CDS encoding 2-hydroxyacyl-CoA dehydratase: MHKEKSKRYNQVKDLVEWAMDYHARMAKQYSDAAEEASSDRVKMALEYLANRELRMQTGLEDIFHDGSDHTQVLETWFDEVGDFPHPPELERIAETANYDNMEAITETALTEHRALRDLYQHRALRANVNPEKEFFNSLAEGHEAEMRRIAASLEELEDI, encoded by the coding sequence ATGCACAAGGAAAAATCAAAGCGCTATAACCAAGTCAAGGACTTGGTGGAATGGGCGATGGACTATCATGCCCGCATGGCCAAGCAATATAGTGATGCGGCCGAGGAGGCTTCCAGCGACAGGGTGAAAATGGCGCTGGAGTATCTTGCCAACCGGGAGCTTCGCATGCAGACGGGGCTGGAAGATATTTTTCATGACGGCTCCGACCACACCCAAGTGCTAGAAACCTGGTTCGACGAAGTAGGGGACTTCCCCCATCCGCCGGAGCTCGAACGCATTGCCGAGACGGCGAATTATGACAACATGGAAGCGATTACCGAGACGGCATTGACGGAACACCGTGCCCTTCGGGATCTTTATCAACACCGTGCCTTGCGGGCCAACGTCAATCCCGAAAAGGAATTCTTCAACTCCTTGGCGGAAGGGCACGAAGCCGAAATGCGGCGTATTGCGGCTAGTCTCGAGGAACTTGAAGACATTTGA
- a CDS encoding DUF6586 family protein — translation MTPQGRTNQLLYQAQLLLEQEPGTDEQAIPRQMAHEEGALALCELALESLLREVTEHARLASHDWRELLATDGHQVAELQRLRDIAAQPDSWLGWWIARFNALHTNDGAARRPSANPGVIAVGNSVSLGQALLSSLAQAKQEIVTLRETSQEW, via the coding sequence GTGACACCACAGGGTCGAACCAATCAGTTGCTCTATCAGGCTCAACTGTTGCTGGAGCAGGAGCCGGGCACGGACGAGCAGGCCATACCGCGCCAGATGGCTCATGAAGAAGGCGCGTTGGCGCTCTGCGAACTGGCTCTCGAATCGCTTCTGCGCGAAGTGACCGAACATGCCCGACTTGCTTCACATGATTGGCGTGAACTGCTCGCTACCGATGGCCATCAAGTAGCGGAGCTGCAGCGCTTGCGTGATATCGCCGCCCAACCCGACAGCTGGCTGGGCTGGTGGATAGCTCGGTTCAATGCTCTGCACACAAACGATGGCGCGGCCCGCCGCCCCAGTGCCAACCCCGGCGTGATCGCGGTGGGGAACTCGGTATCTCTCGGCCAGGCGCTGCTTTCGTCTCTGGCACAGGCAAAGCAGGAGATAGTCACCCTGAGAGAAACTAGCCAGGAGTGGTAA
- a CDS encoding Lpp/OprI family alanine-zipper lipoprotein has protein sequence MTLKTTLKISAAAASLAILAGCASTSALEEVRMTAESAQADAAEARSMASQALNTANQAQRDAQAALQGSDQNREEMNRMFQRSMQK, from the coding sequence ATGACTCTGAAGACTACCCTGAAGATCTCTGCCGCTGCCGCTTCACTGGCTATCCTGGCTGGTTGTGCTTCTACCAGCGCGCTGGAAGAAGTTCGCATGACTGCAGAATCCGCTCAGGCTGATGCCGCTGAAGCACGTAGCATGGCTTCTCAGGCTCTGAACACTGCTAACCAGGCTCAGCGTGATGCGCAAGCCGCTCTGCAGGGTTCCGACCAGAACCGTGAAGAAATGAACCGTATGTTCCAGCGCTCCATGCAGAAGTAA
- a CDS encoding L,D-transpeptidase, which yields MTRLNRRRFIAMALSLPVMARANTQELTPVAAPEPDLIETLLTRAPVPKHAEELWVLVDDREASLSVYRGSRLQERFSPISLGRGGAKTQRTRGDNVTPLGEFRVNRFNHESQWRVFIGIDYPTPAHARMALRDGLYSERDYDEYFRHYRLHGSPPQDTVLGGAIGIHGLGGADPDVHAQYHWTQGCVAVTNAQIDRLVELVDVGTRVVIR from the coding sequence ATGACACGTTTGAATCGCCGCCGTTTCATTGCCATGGCACTGAGTCTTCCCGTCATGGCGCGAGCCAATACGCAGGAGTTGACTCCCGTTGCTGCGCCTGAACCCGACCTTATCGAAACGCTTCTGACTCGGGCTCCCGTGCCCAAGCATGCCGAGGAGCTCTGGGTGCTGGTGGATGATAGGGAGGCGAGTCTCAGCGTATATCGCGGCAGTAGGCTGCAGGAGCGGTTCTCGCCGATCTCCCTAGGTCGTGGTGGGGCCAAGACTCAGCGTACCAGGGGAGACAATGTGACTCCATTGGGAGAGTTTCGGGTCAATCGCTTCAACCATGAAAGCCAGTGGCGGGTGTTCATCGGTATCGACTATCCTACTCCCGCTCATGCACGGATGGCATTGCGTGACGGGCTCTATTCCGAGCGGGATTACGATGAATATTTCCGTCATTATCGCCTGCACGGCTCGCCGCCTCAGGATACCGTACTAGGCGGGGCGATCGGCATCCATGGGCTCGGCGGGGCTGATCCGGATGTACATGCTCAATATCACTGGACTCAAGGCTGTGTTGCCGTGACCAACGCCCAGATCGACCGTCTGGTGGAGTTGGTCGATGTTGGCACTCGCGTCGTGATCCGCTAA
- the topA gene encoding type I DNA topoisomerase — protein sequence MGKSLVIVESPAKAKTINKYLGNDFIVKSSVGHIRDLPTSGSGKAASDPKERARQAAATRKMSAEEKAEYKKRKSQDQLIRRMGIDPNNGWEAHYEILPGKEKVVAELQKLAAKADAVYLATDLDREGEAIAWHLRETIGGDEERYKRVVFNEITKNAIQDAFKAPGTLNITRVEAQQARRFLDRVVGFMLSPLLWAKIARGLSAGRVQSVAVRLIVEREREIRAFIPEEFWDVHADLVTEAGEAVRFALVRQDGKAFRPTSEVDTLSRIAPLKTAPLAITRREDKPTKSRPNAPFITSTLQQAASGRLGFSVKKTMTMAQRLYEAGYITYMRTDSTNLSKDAVESARDYIASEFGERYLPDAPIRYSSKEGAQEAHEAIRPSEVTRKATDLAGMERDAERLYELIWRQFLACQMTPAEYLASTLTVEVQGYELKAKGRVLKFDGYTRVMKPGGKNEDQALPDLAEGTPMLLEALDPQQHFTKPAPRYTEANLVKELEKQGIGRPSTYASIISTIQDRGYVKLENRRFYAEKLGDIVTERLKESFPDLMDYSFTARMEDSLDEVAEGERNWRALLDAFYGEFREELAEAESEDGMRPNQPVPTDIDCPACGRKMQIRTASTGVFLGCSGYNLPPKERCKTTIDLIPGEEAVAADAGEEAETDALRAKRRCPKCGTAMDSYLIDENRKLHICGNSPDCSGYEIEKGKFKIKGYDGPVIECDKCGSEMQLKTGRFGKYFGCTNSECKNTRKLLRSGEVAPPKMEPIPMPELACQKVEDHYVLRDGASGLFLAASKFPKNRETRPPLVKELQAHADELPEKYHFLLTAPNEDPDGRPAQIRFSRKNKEQYVMTDENGKATGWKATFEGGKWHVEDKRK from the coding sequence ATGGGCAAGTCACTGGTCATCGTCGAGTCGCCCGCCAAGGCGAAGACGATCAACAAGTATCTCGGCAACGATTTCATCGTGAAGTCGAGCGTGGGTCATATCCGTGACCTACCGACCAGCGGCTCGGGCAAGGCAGCCTCCGATCCCAAGGAGCGCGCTCGCCAGGCCGCAGCGACACGCAAGATGTCGGCGGAGGAGAAGGCGGAATACAAGAAGCGCAAATCCCAGGATCAGCTGATCCGTCGGATGGGCATCGATCCGAACAATGGCTGGGAAGCCCACTACGAAATACTTCCCGGCAAGGAAAAGGTGGTTGCCGAACTGCAGAAGCTGGCCGCGAAAGCTGACGCCGTCTATCTCGCAACCGATCTGGACCGCGAAGGGGAGGCCATCGCCTGGCACCTTCGCGAGACCATCGGTGGAGACGAGGAACGTTACAAGCGAGTCGTGTTCAACGAGATCACCAAGAATGCTATTCAGGACGCCTTCAAGGCACCCGGAACGCTCAATATCACTCGCGTAGAGGCCCAGCAGGCACGCCGTTTTCTCGATCGTGTGGTCGGTTTCATGCTATCACCACTGCTGTGGGCAAAAATTGCCCGTGGTTTGAGTGCGGGCCGGGTGCAGTCGGTGGCGGTGCGCCTGATCGTCGAGCGCGAGCGCGAGATACGCGCATTTATCCCCGAGGAGTTCTGGGACGTTCATGCCGACTTGGTGACCGAGGCTGGCGAGGCGGTGAGGTTTGCTTTGGTGCGCCAGGATGGCAAGGCGTTCCGGCCTACTTCCGAGGTCGATACCCTGTCGCGCATCGCACCGCTCAAGACGGCTCCGCTGGCAATCACGCGACGTGAAGACAAGCCGACCAAGTCGCGTCCCAATGCGCCATTCATCACCTCGACATTGCAGCAGGCCGCCAGCGGTCGCCTGGGTTTTTCGGTCAAGAAGACCATGACCATGGCTCAGCGCCTTTATGAAGCCGGCTACATTACTTACATGCGTACCGACTCGACCAATCTTTCCAAGGATGCCGTCGAGAGTGCGCGAGACTATATCGCCAGTGAATTCGGCGAGCGTTACCTGCCGGACGCGCCGATTCGCTACTCCTCCAAGGAGGGCGCCCAGGAGGCTCACGAGGCGATACGACCGTCGGAAGTTACCCGCAAGGCGACGGACCTGGCCGGCATGGAGCGTGATGCCGAACGCCTTTACGAATTGATTTGGCGTCAGTTTCTGGCCTGCCAGATGACACCGGCGGAGTATCTCGCTAGTACCCTTACCGTGGAAGTACAGGGTTATGAGCTCAAGGCCAAGGGTCGCGTGCTCAAGTTCGACGGTTATACCCGTGTAATGAAACCGGGCGGCAAGAACGAGGACCAGGCTCTGCCGGATCTGGCCGAAGGTACGCCCATGCTGCTTGAAGCTCTGGACCCCCAGCAGCACTTCACCAAGCCGGCGCCGCGGTATACCGAGGCCAACCTGGTGAAGGAGCTGGAAAAACAGGGGATCGGCCGTCCGTCCACCTATGCCTCGATCATTTCCACTATCCAGGATCGTGGCTACGTGAAGCTAGAGAACCGGCGCTTCTACGCCGAAAAGCTTGGCGATATCGTCACCGAACGGCTGAAGGAGTCGTTCCCCGACCTGATGGATTACTCCTTTACCGCGCGCATGGAGGATAGCCTGGATGAGGTGGCGGAAGGCGAGCGCAACTGGCGCGCGTTGCTGGATGCCTTTTATGGTGAATTCCGCGAGGAATTGGCGGAAGCGGAAAGTGAAGACGGCATGCGTCCCAACCAGCCGGTACCCACCGATATCGACTGTCCGGCCTGCGGGCGCAAGATGCAGATTCGTACCGCATCGACTGGTGTCTTCCTGGGTTGCAGTGGCTATAACCTGCCGCCCAAGGAGCGCTGCAAGACCACGATCGATCTGATCCCTGGGGAAGAAGCGGTGGCCGCCGATGCCGGCGAGGAAGCGGAAACCGATGCCCTGCGCGCCAAGCGCCGCTGCCCCAAGTGTGGCACAGCCATGGACAGCTACCTGATCGACGAGAACCGCAAGTTGCACATCTGCGGCAACAGCCCCGATTGCAGCGGCTACGAAATCGAAAAGGGCAAGTTCAAGATCAAGGGCTACGACGGTCCGGTCATCGAGTGCGATAAATGCGGCAGTGAAATGCAGCTGAAGACCGGCCGCTTCGGCAAGTATTTCGGCTGTACCAATAGTGAGTGCAAGAACACGCGCAAGCTGCTGAGAAGCGGCGAGGTGGCTCCACCGAAGATGGAACCGATTCCGATGCCCGAACTGGCTTGCCAGAAGGTGGAGGACCACTATGTACTGCGTGACGGTGCCAGCGGCTTGTTTCTGGCGGCCAGCAAATTCCCCAAGAACCGCGAGACACGTCCGCCGCTGGTCAAGGAGTTGCAGGCCCATGCCGATGAATTACCGGAAAAATACCATTTCCTGCTGACGGCCCCTAACGAAGATCCCGATGGTCGTCCGGCCCAGATACGCTTCTCCCGCAAGAACAAGGAGCAGTATGTGATGACCGACGAAAACGGGAAGGCGACCGGCTGGAAGGCAACATTCGAAGGCGGCAAATGGCATGTGGAGGACAAGCGCAAGTGA